From the genome of Brevibacterium sp. JSBI002, one region includes:
- a CDS encoding N-acetylmuramoyl-L-alanine amidase: protein MPHRLLVPSLILTAALSLPGLAACSQDAGAPGQTTQAAETTGKSPTAGNGGDGGDDAKSAAASAKEEEADLEGKVIAIDPGHNGGNADHPEKINRQVPDGRGGTKACNTTGTSTNSDYPEADFTWAVAKKLEKSLTDAGAEVVLSRKDNKGVGPCVDERGTFADDADLLVSIHANGSESSSVKGFHIIVADPGEDEKTEKKSVDLAKSVGSSMGEEFTPNKAYGKDAISRRPDLAGLNNASVPAVIVECGEMRNPSEAKLMESKSGQRRYADALFDGIVDWF, encoded by the coding sequence ATGCCGCATCGCCTCCTCGTCCCGAGTCTCATTCTCACCGCCGCTCTCAGCCTGCCCGGCTTGGCGGCCTGCTCCCAGGACGCAGGTGCCCCCGGACAAACGACTCAGGCGGCCGAGACCACCGGCAAGTCTCCGACTGCCGGCAACGGTGGAGACGGAGGCGACGATGCGAAGTCAGCGGCCGCCTCGGCGAAGGAGGAAGAGGCCGATCTCGAAGGGAAGGTCATTGCGATCGATCCGGGACACAACGGCGGAAATGCGGACCATCCGGAGAAGATCAACCGGCAGGTTCCGGACGGGCGCGGCGGGACGAAGGCCTGCAACACCACGGGCACCTCGACGAACTCCGACTACCCGGAAGCCGATTTCACCTGGGCGGTGGCGAAGAAGCTGGAGAAGTCGCTGACCGACGCGGGAGCCGAAGTCGTGCTCAGCCGCAAGGACAACAAGGGCGTCGGACCGTGTGTGGACGAGCGCGGGACGTTCGCCGACGATGCGGACCTGCTCGTGAGCATCCACGCCAACGGCAGCGAGTCGAGTTCGGTGAAGGGCTTCCACATCATCGTCGCCGATCCCGGCGAGGACGAGAAGACGGAGAAGAAATCGGTGGACCTGGCGAAGTCCGTGGGGAGTTCGATGGGTGAGGAGTTCACTCCGAACAAGGCCTATGGAAAGGACGCGATCAGCCGGCGCCCGGACCTGGCCGGGTTGAACAACGCATCGGTTCCCGCCGTCATCGTCGAATGCGGAGAGATGCGCAACCCGTCGGAGGCTAAGCTCATGGAGTCGAAGTCCGGCCAGAGGAGATACGCCGACGCCCTGTTCGACGGCATCGTCGACTGGTTCTGA
- a CDS encoding RNA polymerase sigma factor produces the protein MHGEVSTLAKGEHVPRVDKESTTVTEKSEGTAGTTSTGGSKTTAASKSTAKKTTAAGTKKAATAKSATAKSAAAKTETAASKKTTAAKKTAAAKSTAAPAKTTTKATAAEEAKKATKAKKADDDIDTTEEVEPAADALATEESPAEATETKNSEEKEKNAAVAEAGGFIVSDADEEDAPAQQVVSAGATADPVKDYLKQIGKVALLNAAEEVDLAKRIEAGMYAEHLLDGGEVTDPRETMDYKWIIHDGRIAKNHLLEANLRLVVSLAKRYTGRGMLFLDLIQEGNLGLIRAVEKFDYTKGFKFSTYATWWIRQAITRAMADQARTIRIPVHMVEVINKLARVQRQMLQDLGREPTPEELAKELDMTPERVVEVQKYGREPISLHTPLGEDGDSEFGDLIEDSEAVVPSDSVSFTLLQEQLHSVLDTLSEREAGVVSMRFGLNDGQPKTLDEIGKVYGVTRERIRQIESKTMAKLRHPSRSQVLRDYLD, from the coding sequence ATGCATGGGGAAGTTTCAACGCTCGCGAAAGGTGAACACGTGCCCAGAGTCGACAAGGAATCCACAACGGTGACGGAGAAGTCGGAGGGAACGGCCGGCACGACCTCGACCGGTGGATCCAAGACCACTGCGGCGTCGAAGTCCACTGCGAAGAAGACGACCGCTGCCGGCACCAAGAAGGCAGCGACCGCGAAGTCGGCGACTGCGAAGTCGGCTGCCGCAAAGACCGAGACGGCTGCGTCGAAGAAGACGACTGCTGCGAAGAAGACAGCCGCCGCGAAGTCGACGGCTGCTCCGGCGAAGACCACGACGAAGGCCACCGCCGCCGAGGAAGCCAAGAAGGCGACCAAGGCGAAGAAGGCCGACGACGATATCGACACCACCGAGGAGGTCGAACCGGCCGCGGACGCTCTGGCCACAGAGGAGAGTCCCGCCGAGGCGACCGAGACGAAGAACTCGGAAGAGAAGGAGAAGAACGCCGCCGTGGCCGAGGCCGGTGGCTTCATCGTCTCCGATGCCGACGAGGAGGACGCGCCCGCTCAGCAGGTCGTCTCCGCCGGTGCGACCGCAGACCCGGTCAAGGACTACCTCAAGCAGATCGGCAAGGTGGCACTGCTCAACGCCGCCGAAGAGGTCGATCTCGCCAAGCGCATCGAAGCCGGAATGTACGCCGAGCACCTGCTCGACGGCGGAGAGGTGACCGACCCGCGCGAGACGATGGACTACAAGTGGATCATCCACGACGGCCGCATCGCGAAGAACCACCTGTTGGAAGCCAACCTCCGACTCGTCGTGTCCCTGGCCAAGCGTTACACCGGCCGCGGAATGCTGTTCCTCGACCTCATCCAGGAAGGCAACCTCGGCCTCATCCGCGCCGTCGAGAAGTTCGACTACACGAAGGGCTTCAAGTTCTCGACCTACGCCACGTGGTGGATCCGCCAGGCCATTACCCGCGCGATGGCCGACCAGGCTCGGACGATCCGCATCCCGGTGCACATGGTCGAGGTCATCAACAAGCTCGCCCGCGTGCAGCGCCAGATGCTGCAGGATCTCGGTCGCGAACCGACTCCGGAAGAGCTCGCGAAGGAACTCGACATGACACCCGAGCGTGTCGTCGAGGTCCAGAAGTACGGCCGCGAGCCCATCTCTCTGCACACCCCGCTGGGTGAAGACGGCGACTCGGAGTTCGGCGACCTCATCGAGGACTCCGAAGCCGTTGTGCCTTCGGACTCGGTGAGCTTCACCCTCCTCCAGGAGCAGCTGCACTCCGTGCTCGACACGCTCTCTGAACGAGAAGCGGGAGTGGTGTCCATGCGCTTCGGACTCAACGACGGTCAGCCGAAGACCCTCGACGAGATCGGCAAGGTCTACGGCGTCACCCGTGAGCGCATCCGCCAGATCGAGTCGAAGACGATGGCCAAGCTGCGCCACCCATCCCGCTCGCAGGTGCTGCGCGACTACCTCGACTGA
- a CDS encoding DUF4192 domain-containing protein — translation MKTPARTPEDIIGIIPHTLGYTPRRSLVAVIVGTEHNGSQTSSTTLRIDFDRESAAQTLSEGGGWYADLVMRSGTVTGVFLVLYDDDYQPVSAFGAGADAEYAEVHRGLIRAAIDELAITFAARSVDTLSAWWVNQEHFGRIDEDGYDCTPLIEATTSACATELVAGGSNPVADPEDLVIAPMPAEAFADSRRGHAEEWMGTDEAFAILAEVYPRLDAMRCDEEAIDEARIHDLMDLPTVMALDTLLAEKWSRDVLEMILSFDHPDFPPSLVKGLDGDELIVMSRRVVSQARAAQQLVGLSARAPRPRDIMLTIAFLKDYLQAGHPRARANTYAVIAWFEWSLGGSTMALNYARAALGLEVGHGLAELIVSAVNMGCLPRWLTETQRSNI, via the coding sequence GTGAAGACACCGGCCCGCACACCCGAGGACATCATCGGGATCATCCCCCACACTCTCGGGTACACCCCGCGTCGCAGCCTCGTCGCTGTCATCGTCGGCACCGAGCACAACGGCTCACAGACCAGTTCGACCACGTTGCGCATCGACTTCGACCGTGAGAGCGCGGCGCAGACGCTGTCCGAGGGCGGCGGCTGGTACGCCGACCTCGTCATGCGCTCCGGTACGGTCACCGGGGTCTTCCTCGTTCTCTACGATGACGACTATCAGCCGGTCAGCGCTTTCGGCGCCGGTGCAGACGCCGAATACGCGGAGGTCCACCGTGGTCTCATCCGAGCGGCGATCGACGAACTGGCCATCACCTTCGCCGCCAGAAGCGTCGATACTCTCAGCGCCTGGTGGGTCAACCAAGAGCACTTCGGCCGCATCGACGAGGACGGCTATGACTGCACGCCGCTGATCGAGGCCACCACCTCGGCGTGTGCCACGGAACTCGTCGCCGGCGGCTCCAACCCCGTCGCCGATCCGGAGGACCTCGTCATCGCCCCGATGCCCGCCGAAGCCTTCGCCGACAGTCGCCGCGGACACGCCGAGGAGTGGATGGGCACGGACGAAGCGTTCGCGATCCTCGCCGAGGTCTACCCGCGCCTGGACGCCATGCGGTGCGATGAGGAAGCAATCGACGAGGCGCGCATCCACGACCTCATGGATCTGCCCACCGTGATGGCGCTCGATACCCTGCTCGCCGAGAAATGGTCGCGCGACGTCCTAGAGATGATCCTCAGCTTCGACCACCCAGACTTCCCACCCTCCCTGGTCAAGGGACTCGACGGTGACGAACTCATCGTGATGAGCCGCCGTGTGGTCTCCCAAGCGCGGGCGGCTCAGCAGCTCGTCGGGCTCTCAGCACGAGCGCCCAGGCCGCGCGACATCATGCTCACGATCGCCTTCCTTAAGGACTACCTGCAGGCCGGCCACCCACGGGCCAGAGCCAACACCTATGCCGTCATCGCCTGGTTCGAATGGTCTCTGGGCGGGTCGACGATGGCGCTGAACTATGCGCGCGCCGCCCTCGGGCTCGAAGTCGGACACGGGCTGGCCGAGCTCATCGTCAGCGCGGTCAATATGGGATGCCTGCCCCGCTGGCTGACGGAGACTCAGCGTTCGAACATCTGA
- a CDS encoding spermidine synthase — protein sequence MVDISTGEARLEKLDGEADSYVLHVNGVPSSSITLSDPRRLDFEYLDWMRRIIDVQLPDRTLRAAHIGAAGCALARALNSARPGSKQTAIDIDAKLLDFARDWFDLPRSPALALRAGDGAVEIGKFRPDTLDVLVRDAFDHDSVPASLQSSEFFAACAEAVKDSGIYVANVPDSGDHHVLRAELRSLGDRFAHLAAATEPAILKGRRRGNVVVLASNTPLDTGGLDRTLRTAASSATFLAGADLRSRLGL from the coding sequence GTGGTCGACATCTCGACGGGGGAAGCCCGGCTGGAGAAGCTCGACGGTGAGGCAGATTCCTATGTGCTCCACGTCAATGGGGTCCCTTCGTCGTCGATCACGCTCAGCGATCCGCGGCGACTGGACTTCGAGTACCTGGACTGGATGCGACGCATCATCGACGTTCAGCTCCCTGACCGGACGCTGCGGGCCGCACACATCGGTGCCGCCGGCTGTGCTCTGGCCCGGGCGCTGAACTCGGCACGACCGGGATCGAAGCAGACGGCGATCGACATCGATGCCAAGCTGCTCGACTTCGCCCGCGACTGGTTCGACCTGCCCCGCTCCCCCGCCCTGGCGCTGCGTGCCGGAGACGGAGCGGTGGAGATCGGCAAGTTCCGGCCCGATACCCTTGACGTCCTCGTCCGCGACGCCTTCGACCACGACTCGGTTCCCGCGTCTCTGCAGAGTTCGGAGTTCTTCGCCGCCTGCGCCGAGGCGGTCAAGGACTCCGGCATCTACGTCGCCAATGTGCCTGACTCCGGTGACCACCACGTCCTCCGGGCAGAACTCCGCAGCCTCGGCGACCGCTTCGCCCATCTTGCCGCCGCCACGGAACCGGCGATCCTCAAGGGCCGTCGACGCGGCAACGTCGTCGTCCTCGCCTCCAATACTCCCCTCGACACGGGTGGGCTCGACCGCACTCTGCGCACCGCCGCCTCCTCCGCGACCTTCCTGGCGGGAGCAGATCTGCGCTCCCGGTTGGGTCTCTGA
- a CDS encoding HelD family protein: MTETSEIRVEQTKLDELYARLDELREETTARLGTVRVSEVGGNHQHRTERDAFATMYEDQLIRLDGAEEGLCFGRLDIIDEDDPTYIGRIGLTDEQRQQILIDWRAPAAERFYQSTAANPDGIARRRHLVTANRKVTAIEDDVLDIDALDDAQRSNLQGEGALLAALTTHRTGRMGDIVATIQAEQDAIIRRPLSGVLVVQGGPGTGKTAVALHRAAFLLYRHRERIAKSGVLLVGPSTVFLKYIEKVLPSLGETGAVLLTPGQLYPGLDTDAADAPAVAEIKGRSVMARVLKNHVANYQRIPDHDVEMRVRSHTIVLRRKDVQSARDRARRSGDPHNAARTGFVTGLLKILAEDLAREMGMDAAGERLPELLEDLRSSVDVRRALNLAWFPIGPAAALRSLLGRPHKLRAAARKLLTPVEQLTLLEQRRDEFTVDDVPLLDELAELLGSAPQQTQARDDSAREYAEAVVDMTETGGMVSAETLAARWEEQGPTMTLAERALEDREWTYGHLVVDEAQELSPMQWRVLFRRVPSKSATVVGDLAQSSQVDNARTWSSILSEFVGDRFALQVLTVSYRTPQSVMDLANRYLHRHFPQLELVESVRQGGSDPRLDSFADESEMLAALPETVAAEASAAEGGKIAVIADEKLIESIAEAIADFDFGRSVTGLDHQIALITPQQAKGLEFDAVVIVEPGRIAPLGGEEGVGSLYVALTRTTERLRVLASVSTELTELFSAATIRQAG; this comes from the coding sequence ATGACCGAAACTTCAGAAATTCGTGTCGAGCAGACCAAGCTCGACGAGCTCTATGCCCGCCTCGATGAGCTCCGGGAGGAGACGACGGCCCGCCTGGGCACGGTGAGGGTCTCCGAGGTCGGAGGCAACCACCAGCACCGCACCGAACGCGATGCCTTCGCGACGATGTACGAAGATCAGCTCATCCGTCTCGACGGCGCCGAGGAGGGACTGTGCTTCGGTCGCCTCGACATCATCGACGAAGACGACCCCACCTACATCGGCCGCATCGGACTCACCGACGAACAGCGTCAGCAGATCCTCATCGACTGGAGGGCGCCGGCCGCCGAGCGCTTCTACCAGTCGACTGCCGCCAATCCCGACGGGATCGCCCGCCGCCGTCACCTCGTCACCGCGAACCGGAAGGTCACCGCCATCGAAGACGATGTGCTCGACATCGACGCGCTCGATGACGCTCAGCGATCGAACCTCCAGGGCGAAGGCGCACTCCTCGCCGCCCTCACCACACATCGCACCGGACGGATGGGCGATATCGTCGCGACCATCCAGGCCGAACAGGATGCGATCATCCGCCGCCCGCTCTCCGGCGTGCTCGTCGTCCAGGGCGGACCCGGCACCGGCAAGACAGCCGTTGCGCTCCACCGTGCCGCTTTCCTGCTCTATCGTCACCGAGAGCGCATTGCGAAGTCCGGTGTCCTCCTCGTCGGCCCGTCGACGGTGTTCCTCAAGTACATCGAGAAGGTTCTGCCCAGCCTCGGCGAAACCGGGGCCGTCCTGCTCACTCCCGGTCAGCTGTATCCGGGGCTCGATACGGATGCCGCAGATGCTCCGGCTGTCGCCGAGATCAAGGGTCGCTCCGTCATGGCGCGGGTGCTGAAGAACCATGTTGCGAACTACCAGCGCATTCCCGATCACGATGTCGAGATGCGGGTGCGTTCGCACACGATCGTGCTGCGTCGCAAGGACGTTCAGTCCGCGCGCGATCGGGCTCGTCGCAGCGGGGACCCGCACAATGCTGCCCGCACCGGATTCGTCACCGGTCTGCTGAAGATCCTCGCCGAGGATCTCGCCCGGGAGATGGGGATGGATGCGGCCGGCGAGCGACTGCCCGAGCTGCTCGAGGACCTGCGCTCCTCTGTCGACGTTCGTCGCGCCCTCAACCTCGCGTGGTTCCCCATCGGCCCAGCCGCCGCGCTGCGTTCTCTGCTGGGCAGGCCGCACAAGCTGCGGGCCGCAGCCCGCAAGCTCCTCACTCCTGTCGAGCAGTTGACTCTGCTCGAGCAGCGTCGGGATGAGTTCACGGTCGATGATGTGCCGCTGCTCGACGAGTTGGCCGAGCTTCTCGGTTCCGCCCCGCAGCAGACCCAGGCGCGGGATGACTCGGCACGCGAATACGCCGAAGCCGTCGTCGATATGACCGAGACCGGTGGAATGGTCTCCGCCGAGACCCTCGCTGCCCGCTGGGAGGAGCAGGGACCGACGATGACTCTGGCCGAACGTGCTCTTGAGGATCGGGAGTGGACGTACGGCCACCTCGTCGTCGATGAGGCGCAGGAGCTCTCCCCCATGCAGTGGCGGGTGCTCTTCCGCCGCGTGCCGTCGAAGTCGGCCACCGTCGTCGGCGACCTCGCCCAGTCTTCGCAGGTCGACAATGCCCGCACCTGGTCCTCGATCCTCAGCGAGTTCGTCGGCGATCGCTTCGCTCTCCAGGTGCTCACGGTCTCGTACCGCACTCCTCAGTCGGTGATGGATCTGGCCAACCGCTACCTGCATCGGCATTTCCCGCAGCTCGAGCTCGTAGAGTCGGTGCGCCAGGGAGGATCGGATCCGCGCCTGGATTCCTTCGCCGACGAATCGGAGATGTTGGCAGCCCTCCCCGAAACGGTTGCGGCAGAGGCGTCTGCCGCCGAAGGCGGGAAGATCGCTGTCATCGCTGATGAGAAGCTCATCGAGTCCATCGCCGAGGCGATCGCGGACTTCGATTTCGGACGGTCGGTCACGGGCTTGGACCACCAGATCGCCCTCATCACCCCGCAGCAGGCCAAAGGCCTCGAGTTCGATGCGGTGGTCATCGTCGAGCCCGGCCGCATCGCCCCGCTCGGCGGCGAGGAAGGCGTCGGCAGCCTCTATGTGGCGCTGACCCGCACGACGGAACGTCTCCGCGTCCTGGCGTCCGTGTCGACGGAGCTCACCGAGCTCTTCTCCGCCGCCACGATCCGCCAAGCCGGCTGA
- the nrdR gene encoding transcriptional regulator NrdR, whose protein sequence is MRCPFCRESDSRVVDSRTSEDGAAIRRRRQCRHCGRRFTTMEATSLSVIKRSGVTEEFSRQKIMSGVRKACQGRPVSDDDLAKLAQRVEENIRSRGIAEIDADEVGLSILEPLRELDQVAYLRFASVYQGFDSLEDFEAAIDSLRADALLQSGQTREPTPDDFAD, encoded by the coding sequence ATGCGCTGTCCGTTCTGCCGTGAGTCCGATTCGCGGGTCGTCGATTCGAGGACCAGCGAAGACGGCGCTGCGATCCGCCGGCGCCGTCAGTGCCGTCATTGCGGTCGCCGCTTCACCACGATGGAGGCCACGAGCCTGTCGGTGATCAAACGCTCCGGAGTCACCGAGGAGTTCTCCCGTCAGAAGATCATGTCGGGTGTGCGCAAGGCCTGCCAGGGACGTCCGGTCAGCGACGATGATCTCGCGAAGCTCGCTCAGCGGGTGGAGGAGAACATCCGGTCGCGCGGAATCGCTGAGATCGACGCCGACGAGGTGGGACTGTCGATCCTCGAACCGCTGCGCGAACTCGACCAGGTCGCCTACCTGCGATTTGCCAGCGTCTACCAGGGGTTCGATTCGCTCGAGGACTTCGAGGCGGCGATCGATTCGCTGCGCGCAGATGCGCTGCTGCAGTCCGGTCAGACTCGGGAACCCACCCCCGACGACTTCGCCGACTGA
- the hisD gene encoding histidinol dehydrogenase: MVRVNILDFRGETLNKRFLAQKLPRAAETHADIERRVAELLDTVAGGGAAAVKDFTERFDGVRPETLRVPESALAEATAELDPAVRAALEESIARARKVAADQRPVDVRTELASGAFVTTRHLPVERVGLYVPGGLAVYPSTVIMNVVPAQTAGAHSLAIASPPQSNGLPHPIVLATAHILGIDEVWAMGGAQAIGALAYGFDDGEELEPVDLITGPGNAYVAAAKSLVRSRVGIDAVAGPTEIIILADEQADPRFVAADLISQAEHDELAASVLVTDSVDLAEGVQKELDVQVPEAMHTERIGAALAGRQSAIVLVDDLDAGITVVNGYAGEHVEVHTADAAAVGARITNGGAVFLGDWAPVSLGDYCAGSNHVLPTMGTAAHGSGLGVHSFIKVSQVIDYDRQALSAVAEHIGVLAAGEQLPAHGRAVDIRFEE; the protein is encoded by the coding sequence ATGGTGCGGGTGAACATTCTGGACTTCCGTGGTGAGACCCTCAACAAGCGATTCCTGGCGCAGAAGCTGCCTCGGGCCGCCGAGACCCATGCCGATATCGAACGACGGGTGGCTGAACTCCTCGACACCGTCGCCGGTGGGGGAGCGGCCGCGGTGAAGGACTTCACCGAGCGCTTCGACGGAGTGCGCCCCGAAACGCTGCGGGTACCGGAATCCGCGCTGGCCGAGGCCACGGCGGAACTCGATCCCGCGGTCAGGGCCGCGCTCGAAGAATCGATCGCCCGCGCCCGGAAGGTCGCCGCCGATCAGCGTCCCGTCGATGTCCGCACCGAACTGGCCTCAGGCGCCTTCGTCACCACCCGGCATCTGCCGGTCGAACGAGTCGGACTCTATGTGCCCGGCGGACTGGCCGTCTACCCGTCGACGGTGATCATGAACGTCGTGCCTGCACAGACGGCCGGAGCACACTCGCTGGCGATCGCCAGCCCGCCGCAGAGCAATGGTCTGCCGCACCCGATCGTGCTCGCCACCGCACACATCCTCGGCATCGACGAGGTCTGGGCGATGGGCGGAGCACAGGCGATCGGCGCTCTGGCCTACGGCTTCGACGACGGTGAGGAACTCGAGCCCGTCGACCTCATCACCGGTCCCGGAAACGCATATGTGGCTGCGGCGAAGTCGCTCGTCCGCTCCCGGGTCGGCATCGACGCGGTCGCCGGCCCCACAGAGATCATCATCCTCGCCGACGAACAGGCGGATCCGCGCTTCGTCGCCGCCGACCTCATCAGTCAGGCCGAACACGACGAACTGGCCGCCTCGGTGCTGGTCACCGACTCCGTCGATCTCGCCGAAGGGGTGCAGAAGGAGTTGGACGTGCAGGTGCCGGAGGCGATGCACACCGAGCGGATCGGGGCGGCTCTGGCCGGACGGCAGTCGGCGATCGTTCTCGTCGACGACCTCGACGCCGGGATCACCGTCGTCAACGGCTATGCCGGTGAGCACGTCGAGGTCCACACGGCCGATGCTGCAGCGGTCGGGGCACGGATCACGAACGGGGGAGCGGTCTTCCTCGGCGACTGGGCTCCGGTGTCACTCGGTGACTACTGTGCCGGGTCGAACCACGTGCTGCCCACGATGGGCACCGCAGCTCACGGCTCGGGACTGGGTGTGCACTCATTCATCAAGGTCAGCCAGGTCATCGACTATGACCGACAAGCACTGTCTGCGGTGGCAGAGCACATCGGTGTTCTCGCCGCCGGCGAACAGCTGCCGGCCCACGGCCGGGCTGTCGACATCAGGTTCGAGGAGTAG